From a single Herbiconiux sp. SALV-R1 genomic region:
- the rplA gene encoding 50S ribosomal protein L1 yields MAQKSKAYRAAAEKIEAGKYYTPTEAVSLARETGSSKFDSTVEVALKLGVDPRKADQMVRGTVILPHGTGKTARVIVFATGPAAEAAIAAGADEVGGDELIEKVAGGYTAFDSAVSTPELMGKVGRLGKVLGPRGLMPNPKTGTVTPDVAKAVNDIKGGKIEFRVDKHANVHFVVGKAGFSEEQLNDNIKAALEEVVRLKPSASKGRYIQKGAVSTTFGPGIPLDVNAI; encoded by the coding sequence ATGGCACAGAAGTCGAAGGCCTACCGCGCCGCGGCCGAGAAGATCGAAGCCGGCAAGTACTACACGCCCACCGAGGCCGTCTCGCTCGCTCGCGAGACCGGCTCGTCGAAGTTCGACAGCACCGTCGAGGTCGCGCTGAAGCTCGGGGTCGACCCGCGCAAGGCCGACCAGATGGTTCGTGGAACCGTCATCCTGCCCCACGGCACCGGCAAGACCGCGCGCGTCATCGTGTTCGCGACCGGCCCGGCGGCCGAGGCCGCCATCGCGGCGGGTGCCGACGAGGTCGGTGGCGACGAGCTCATCGAGAAGGTTGCCGGTGGCTACACCGCGTTCGACTCGGCGGTCTCCACCCCCGAGCTCATGGGCAAGGTCGGTCGTCTCGGAAAGGTGCTCGGCCCCCGCGGCCTCATGCCCAACCCGAAGACGGGTACCGTTACCCCCGATGTGGCCAAGGCCGTGAACGACATCAAGGGCGGCAAGATCGAGTTCCGCGTCGACAAGCACGCCAACGTGCACTTCGTCGTGGGCAAGGCCGGCTTCTCGGAGGAGCAGCTGAACGACAACATCAAGGCTGCTCTCGAAGAGGTCGTGCGCCTCAAGCCGAGCGCCTCGAAGGGTCGTTACATCCAGAAGGGCGCCGTCTCGACCACCTTCGGTCCCGGCATCCCCCTCGATGTGAACGCGATCTAG
- the rplK gene encoding 50S ribosomal protein L11, translating to MAPKKKVTGLIKLQINAGAANPAPPIGPALGQHGVNIMEFCKAYNAATESQRGNVIPVEITVYEDRSFTFILKTPPAAELIKKAAGVAKGSSTPHTVKVAKLTREQVRQIAEQKQADLNANDVEAAEKIIAGTARSMGITVEA from the coding sequence ATGGCACCGAAGAAGAAGGTCACAGGTCTGATCAAGCTTCAGATCAACGCCGGCGCCGCCAACCCCGCACCGCCCATCGGTCCGGCGCTGGGTCAGCACGGCGTGAACATCATGGAGTTCTGCAAGGCCTACAACGCCGCGACCGAGTCGCAGCGCGGCAACGTCATCCCGGTCGAGATCACGGTCTACGAAGACCGCTCGTTCACCTTCATCCTGAAGACCCCGCCGGCGGCGGAGCTCATCAAGAAGGCGGCCGGAGTCGCCAAGGGCTCCTCCACCCCGCACACCGTCAAGGTCGCCAAGCTCACCCGTGAGCAGGTGCGCCAGATCGCCGAGCAGAAGCAGGCCGACCTGAACGCCAACGACGTCGAAGCAGCAGAGAAGATCATCGCCGGTACCGCCCGTTCCATGGGCATCACGGTCGAGGCATAA